TCACAACCATTTCTTTCTCAGGAGGGATCTCTGTAATGATGCTGTCATCGTTGCGGTCTACAGCGCAAGAATACAAAAAAACAATCAACCGCTCTTCGAGTATTGGCGATCATTGTCTGTGTTTTTCTCATACACTGCGCAGCTTCGCCCAATATGATCGGGACATGGCTGGAGATCGGCAAAAGCAACATTGGAATTCAAAAAAAAATGGATCATTCAGTGCGGTGGACAATGAGGGAATGGCCGTGAGTGGAAAGTATATGCGCTTAAAGGATGGGCGCGTGAAATTCGAAATCCTGCACGGAGACGCTTCCGTGGAGATAGTGATCCTAAACGTTTCTGTAAACGGGGAAGAACTAACTGTTACTGGCGACGTTCCCGGAGACGTGGAAAGATATAGAAGAATGGACAGGTGAGCCAAAATGACCATCAGGGTTTTACACAGCGTTTTTGGATTGATTGCGATCTTTTTGCTCTTTCCCACCATCGTATGGTCTCAAGAAACGGTGATTGCGGCAACAAAGGTGGGAGAATGCGAGCTTACGGTGGAAGCGAGCGATCGGTGGCATTCGCTGAGGTTGAGGGCATTTCATCCCCGAGCCACTAGGTGTGATATCGGCAGAGAGTCAATACTGCCGATTCTTGATGAAGCATTTTCAAAGCTCCGATCGCCGCAGCTTGAAAGAAGCTATGAATCCTTGTTTATTGGAAGGCTTGTTGACTACCCCTGGATGTGTCAGTATCTGGCGAATACCGCTCTCACGGATGGCGGTTGGGACTCAAGGAAAGGGAAGCCTGTCGCCATGGATATTAATAAATATGTATCCAGCCTTCTCTTCAGAAAAGAGCTGCTATCGGAGATAATGGCTGGTTTAGCAAAAAATGGATACAGCGTCACTGGCATAAGTGTGGAAAAAGTGCTCGTCGGTGGCTTCCACGACGTTCCATTATATCAGGGGAAGATGTTTCGGGGGCGGGTCCCTTTTGATGCGCAAGTCTGGCTCCGACTCAAGAAGGACTGATCGGTGCAACGAACTATTTCAAGCCTAAAGCTGGCTTTTATTCGGCTGCGCACATTTCAAAATTGCCCCCGGAAGATATGATGAAAGATGGTGTCTGGGGTGTGCCCACGGTGCCCAAATTGTGCCCGTCAAGGTCAATTATTTACAAAAGTTTCCAAACGAAACCAAAAGTTAGACGCTGAAAGCCTTACCAGATAAGGGCCTGAAAATTATAGTGGAATTCAGTATGCTGAATCTTGCACTTCTAATCCGTAGGCCGCGTGTTCGAATCGCGCCGGGCGCGCCATAAAAGCAACTAAGCCCCCAAGGGACTTCCTTGAGGGCTTTTTTTGTGCTTCCGGTTCTACTCCGGTCCATTCAAAAAAGGCTCTACTGATAACAGATGCCTTTTCTCATGTCACATTAAAGATTTGCAGATGGGGTCTTTAATCGCTTACGCTACTTCAACATTCTGCCGCTCAACCGTTGAATGAGCTGGAAAGCACTTCTTCAGACGGCCGCAGCTGAATGACATAAACCTTTTTGCTGTTTCATCGATGAAACAGTTTTACAGCAGCTCAGAATGATTTTTGTGCCCGGACCACTTAGGCAAATCATCGTGAGGCTCGACAACCCTCGACCCATAAAATAGATGGCAGGTTGGTTTGAACGACTCCGGCACCCTGGCGGGATGTCCGAAATCAAACAATGATGGGAAGGCGAGCCACATCCTGCGCCCCTCATCGGCAATGAGGGTGCCACATTTGCTACAGCGAACTTTACAGGGAAGGATACGTCCTGGCCGGTTTTGTTCACTATTATAAAAAGTTAGATGTTCCAAACCAGCGGTAAATCTCACATGGCGCTTGTGAAAAATCGCAGCCCACTGCATAGGGGCACCATGCAACCTCTGGCAAGTCGTGCAATGACAAATTTTGGCATCCACTGGATCTGCACTCACCTCATATCGTATAGTTCCACAAAAGCATGAGGCTTGGTACTTTGCAACAAACTCTGTATCTTCCAGGGAGGCATAATCAGGTCCAAATGAATTTTTCATTATCAAGGCCTGCTATTTTTATTCAGTATATTTAAATATTATTTTTAACTTGGAAAGGGCGCCTTGTTCATCAATGAAAGATAGGCGAAGGCCTTGTAATTAAGTCCGGCCTATCCCAGGATGATAGACTGCACTGAAATTAAATAGGTTCCAGATTAATTTTCAACCGACACCCAACCGCTTTGGCATACTTACGCAATGTTTCAATGGAAGGGGAATGCTTCTGACTTCCCCCACCGGATTCAATTCTTGCAACAGCGGGGGCTTTGGTATTCATGGCCCTGGCTACATCTTCTTGCGTCATCCCCGCTTTTTTCCTGGCTTTAAGCAATTCATCCAGCAATGCAAATTCATCTTCCAGGGCATCATATTCAGCCATAAAAGCAGGATCTTTTTTCCATTTTTCTATCATCTTTTTATGTTTGGTCATTTTTAACATCCTTGAGCCTTTGCCGGGCTATGTCAAGATCCTTCTTTGGCGTCTTCTGGGATTTTTTTTATAACGGCCACGAGCCGCCCTTGGTCTATCTACACCCAGGCCTCGGCCTACAACAAAGATTGAAAGATCTGAGTAACTTACCCAGACTTTCTTATAAAATTCGTGCAAAATTAAAATTTGGTATTCAACGACAGCACAAAAGAACGCCCGGCCCTGACCTTCTCGTTATAATATCGGATTTACCATTCCATAACAGTGTATTAACATATTTGTTAATTTTGTCAATTAATCACGCTAACTCATATTCACAGAATTTTTAATAAAAAACAGCCAGCCAAACAGTTATGCTATTGGGATCAGTTTGAGTGACCTTATGTTTTGTATGGGCCGGGATGTCGAGATAATCCCCTTTATTTAATGTATATTCAAGTCCGTTTTCGTACAAAATTGTACCCGAACCTTCTAATACAATCACCCACTCATTCTCATCTTGGTTATACCACCCGAATTCAGGAGAAGTATGGCCCAAAGAAACAATGCGTTCGATCCGAATATGTTTTTGATTAACTAAATCAGTAAAATGCTCAGCTGCCAGATTATCAGGAATATTTTCAAACAGATTGGCCATTAACAGCCCCAATATCTAAAGTCTAAAGTCAGGTTTTTGTTCAGACACTATTTTTTAACTGTAATCGGAGAATTGGGCACACCGGCATAAAAAACGATAATTTCTGCAAATTCACTGCTTTCATTTATCCCATAGTGGCATTTATTCACGACTTCGATGATCGAATCTCCTGCGTTAAGCTGTAATTTTTCCTTCTTTTCGGTTACAACGGTTAGCGTCCCTTTTAACAACACGCCTGCATTGATCACAGGATGTGCCAAAAATAATTTAATTGGAGCTTAAGCATCCCGGAATGAAAAAATCAATAACCAAATTTGTTCTTTAGTTCTTATGATTTCAATATTAACCCCAACGATGGAATTAAATTGGACATTTCGGTCCCCGGCTTGACAAATCGGCTGCAACCAGCGTATTTGCTTTGCTGTAATTTATTTAGATGATGATAAAAAACAGGTGAAACGAATTATGAATCTACACCACTGGTGGCTGGCCATCCGGCCTAAAACCCTACCGGCAGCTGCTTGCCCGGTTGTTGTTGGCGCAGCGTGTACTATTTCTGACCACAGATTTTCAGCATTGATGTTTGCAGCGGCTTTGGCCGGTGCTTTGTTGATCCAGATATCCGTAAATCTGGCCAATGATTATTTTGATTTTATACACAACATTGACACCCCGGACCGTAAAGGCCCGAAGCGGATGACCCAAAGCGGCCTGATTTCGCCTGAGACCGTTCGAAATGCATTCATAGTGACTATGCTGATGGCTTTGGGTTTAGGCGCTGTTCTTATTATCAAGGGAGGGGTTGTGATTCTGTGCATTGTGATCGCCTCCCTTCTTGGCGTTATCTGTTACAGCGCCGGTCCCTTTCCCATTGCATCCAACGGCCTTGGCGAAGTGTTTGTATTTATTTTTTTCGGGCCTGTGGCAGTACCAGGCACCTACTACCTGATGGCCGGATGCGTAACACCAATGGTCTTTATCGCATCTGTTCCCGTAGGTTTTATGGTCACGGCCATTATCGTAGTCAACAATCTGCGGGATATCGAAACAGATGCCCGGGCAGGCAAAAAGACCCTGGCCGTCATATTAGGCCATTGGCGTACCAAAGTGGAGTTCGTATTTTTGATCTTTTTCTCTTTTTTGATACCCTGTCTAATGTTTGCATCGGGCTACTGGTCTTGGGCCATTTTATTGCCCTTGGCCGTCTTTTGGAAATCTTATCCCTTATTTAAAATTATTTTTGAACAGAATGGAGAAGTTTTAAATGTAGCACTTGCAGATACAGCAAAGCTTGCACTGATGTTCAGCACACTTTTTGCCATTGGTATTATGGCGGGGTAACAGCTTGTAATTATTATTCTTGTACCAGGGCTAAAGTTCTGTTAATCTACTGAGCTTCAAATTAACCGGTTCAGGGAGAAGCCTGGGCCCTTGTATTGAAAGGATAGATAAATGATAAAAAAAATTGCGTTACTGATGAGTGTTCTATCGACATTGGTATGCTTGAGCCTGACACCTGCCGGTGCAAAAGAAGTTTACATTAACGGCATTGACTTTGGTTTTCCTCCCTTTGGGTATGTGGACAAGGCCGGCAAGCCTGCAGGCTTTGACGTAGAATGTGCAAACTGGATTGCCAATGAGATGGGTTTTGAAGTCAAACACCAGCCCATGGATTGGGACGGCATTATCCCAGCCCTGAATGCAAAAAAAATAGATTTTATTGCTTCCGGCATGAGCGCAACAGAATCCCGTAAAAAAATTGTTAACTTCACCCTGCCCTACTATGAAGTCAGCCAGGTGCTTTTGGTCTTGAAGGACCGGACAGATGATTTCAATACCCTGTTGACCACAGGCAAAAAAATCGGCACCCAGAGAGGTACCACCAGCACAAAACGCCTTAATGATCTGCTTGCCACAGGAAAATACGACTTTAAAATTGTGGAGTATGATTCAACGGATCTGAGCATGGAAGATCTCAAAATCGGCCGTATTGACGCCTCTTCCATGGACTCATCCATTGCCAACGAACTCAATAAGGACGAGACTTACAAAACAGCCGGAACCTTTGAAGGCTCCACTGAAGAATATGGATATGCCGTACGCAAGGGCGACGATAAGCTTTTGAACCTGCTTAACCAGGGGTTAAAAAAGCTGATGGCTGATCCCCAGTGGCAGGTGCTTAAAGACAAATACGATATCCACTAATATGCAACATTGTGAACCGGGCTCGTCTGCCCGGTTCCATTCCCCACCCCCGGATTTACCATGCATAACATGTTCACTTTTTTAACTTCCATAACCGACTCTCTGCCCTATATATTTTCAGGACTATGGATCACAGTGGTCCTCATTATCGGGGCCATGGGATTAGGACTTTTGATCGGCATCCCATTTTCCGTAATCCGGGTGTATGGCCATCCTCTTGCCCGGGGCTGTGTGGCACTTTATGTCTGGTTTTTCAGGGGCGTACCAGTTCTTGTTCTGTTCTACCTGTTTTATTTTGGACTTCTATCCTGGCTGGATCAGGTGCCGGCGTTGGATTTTCTGCCCCTTGGCGATGCTTTTGTTGCAGCGATAGTGGTCCTGGGCATGACCACCGGGGCGTATCAGACTCAAATTTTCAAAGGCGCGATCCTCTCCTTGCCCCAGGGCCAGCTTAAGGCAGCACGCTCCCTTGGCATGAGTGACATTTCAGCCATAACCAGTATTATACTGCCCCAGGCCCTGCGGTTTTCCATTCCGGCCTGGTCCAATGAATATTCCATTGTCTTAAAGGATTCGGCCCTTGCCTATGTGATCGGGGTGGCAGAACTTATGTCCAGAACCCGGTCCGTTGCTGCCATCACCCATAAACCCCTGCCCTTTACCCTGTTTGCCGGATTGATATTTTTCATACTGACCTGGGCCGGAGTCAAGGGTCTTAAACGACTGGAGCAGAAAGTGCAAATCCAGGGATATACCCAATAATGTTTGAAAAAGGCATAGATATGACACAACCCAATGGTACCGAACCAATTGTTCTGGAAGCCCGGGGGATTGTTAAGGAACTTGGCGGCAACACCGTTTTGAACCATGTGGATTTAACCCTGGCCAAAGGAGATTTAAAGGTGCTCATTGGACCTTCAGGTTCCGGGAAATCTACCTTGCTGCAGTGCTTAAACCTCTTGCACATCCCAGAAGAAGGCCGGCTGCTTTTAGACGGGACCCAAGTGAATTTTAGAAAAAAAACAGAGCTGTACCGGTTGCGCCAAAAAGTGGGCATGATTTTCCAGGAATTTAATCTATTTGATCACTTGTCTGCCTGCCAGAATGTTGCCATTGCATTGAGAAAAGTAAAAAAACAATCCAAAAACCAAGCCCACGACCGGGCATGTGAGGAGCTTGCCCGGGTGGGGCTGGCCGACAAAATGGACCTGTATCCGGCCCAGTTGTCCGGGGGGCAGAAACAACGGGTCTCCATTGCAAGGGCCCTGGCCATGGACCCGGAAGTGTTGCTGCTGGATGAACCCACATCAGCCCTGGACCCGGAACTGATCAGCGAGGTGCTGGTGGTGATCCGGGATCTGGCAAAGGCGGGGATGACAATGCTCATGGCCACGCACCAGATCAGTTTTTCCGCTGGTCTTGCCCATGAATTTGTTTTCATGGAAAACGGACAAATTACAGAACAGGGCGAGCCTGCTGCGCTGCTGGCTGAAAACAGCGGATCACGGACCCGGGATTTTTGCGCCAAAATTTCAGAGCTGACCGGAGCTGAGGCGTGAACGACTTTTTTCCCTTTATCATAGATCAAGTTATACCCCGCCTGAACACAGGTTTTTTTGTAAGTATCAAGCTGATTGTGCCTTCGGCGCTGCTCGGCTTTTTAATCGGTGTCGTGACCGGAACCCTGAGGGTCTATGGTCCCTGGCCTATAAGAAAATTGTGTAATTTTTATGTGGCTGTGTTCCGGGGTACGCCACTGGTGGTTCAACTTTATTTCTGGTACTTTGCCCTGCCCTACACAAATTTTGGGGGCGTTCGTATTGTCATGTCCGCTATGGCCTGTGCGATTGTCGGATTTTCCCTTTGCTCCGGGGCCTATCACTCCGAATACATCCGAGGCGGTCTGCTCTCCATCAAAACAGGGCAGCTTAAAGCGGCCCAGGCGTTGGGCATGACCCCATTTACCTCGGTAAAAAGCATTGTTTTGCCCCAGGCCTTCAGACATTGTTTTACCGGCTGCTGCAATGAGGTGATTTACCTGATCAAATATTCTTCCCTTGCGTCCATCATTACCATCAATGAAATGACCGGGATTGGCCGGGGCATTGCCAAGGCCTCTTTCAGAAACGTTGAAACCTTCCTGGTGGTGGGCATTTATTACTTGATCCTTGTCACTCTTGCCGGCGCTATTCTCAACTATATTGAACGGCGTATGGAAATCCCGGGCTTTGATCGCCAGGCCAGATAATAAGGCGTCTGTAAAAAGATTCTTCACTTGTACCTTATCTTATGATTAAAACAAGAAAAGAGAATGAAAACATTCACCTGAACGACCCGTAAAGGAACCCAACCATGATTTCATCATTTTCTTTTGGTCAAATGGTTATTGGTGCAGATAAATATACCACAGACCTGATTATCCTCCCGGACTTAACGATCCTGCCAAACTGGCGCAGAAAAAAGGGGCATGTACTTGAACTGGCGGATTTAAAATCGGTTTTACCGGTAAAACCGGATCTGATCATTGCCGGTACCGGTGTCAATGACAGGATGAAAATAGCCCCGGGACTTGCAAAAGAATTGTCATCCATGGGCATTGAACTCAAGACTCTGGCAACAGGGAGTGCCGTAGAGATGTTCAACACAACCATCGTCCAGACACCGGATAAACAGGTGAGCGCCTGTTTTCATTTAACCTGCTGACAGGATTTATGTATGCCTCATAGCAATCCTAACCATAACCGGTTTAAGTTCTGCCCCGCCTGCGGCAGCAATACCCTTGACCCGGACAGTATAAAATCATTTAAATGCAGGGAATGCGGGTTTGAATTTTTTCTTAACTGTGCGGCAGCAGTCATGGCCATCATCCTTGACGATCAAAACAGGATTTTGGTCACCGTTCGTGCCAAAGAACCCTGCAAAGGCTCGCTGGATTTGCCGGGCGGATTCGCAGAGCCTGGCGAAAGCATTGACCATGGTTTGGTCAGGGAAATCAAAGAAGAACTGAACCTGGACATTTTCGGCCTTGACTTTTTCTGCTCTTTTGCCAATACCTATCTTTACAAAAATGTTGTGTATCCCATCACCGACATGGCATTCACCTGCAAGATCAGGGATTTTTCTTTAATCAATCCCATGGATGATGTGGCCGGTTTCAGGTTCATCCCGGTCAATGATCTTGATATCAACATGTTCGGCATGGATTCGGCACGAAAGGTGCTGGAAAAATTTAAAAAATATTTTCAAACATTAAGCAAATATTAAATCTATAGGCTTTGTGCGCAACTGCTAAGGAACCGTATTGCGTATTCACCTAATTTATGGTTTAAACGATACATGAAAAAAAGATATTATCGTTCCGGAAAAAAAAAATCCGACGCCAGACCGTCACGTCCCATTCAATACCCTGAGCTCACTGCCGGGGCAGACAAGTCATTGAATAAAATTTTCAGCCGGATTGGTGTTCCCGAAAAACAGCAGTTTACACCAGATCCGTTTCAACTTGAGGCCATTGAAGCCATCAGCACATCGGACTGTCTTGTCACAGCCCCCACAGGCGCGGGAAAAACCTGGATTGCAGAACAGGCAGCCAAAAGCATTTTAGAAAACAACGGCAAGGTGTGGTATGCAACGCCGTTAAAGGCGCTGACCAACTCCATACATGCCGGGTTCTCAAAAGTTTTCGGCAAGGAAAGCGTCGGCATCCTCACCGGCGACATTAAAGAAAACACAGATGCGGACATCATCATCGGCACTACGGAAATTTTAAGGAATCAACTCTATGATGCCATGTATACCGGGCAAAACCTCAAATGCGATCTGATTATCCTGGATGAAGCCCACTATCTCGGCGATGCCGAGCGTGGTGTTGTCTGGGAAGAGATTATGATCTATCTGCCTGTGCGTATCCCGCTGCTTTTATTGTCTGCCACCATAGGTAACCCGGACCAAATCGCCGGATGGCTCTCCGCCATCCGGGATAAAACATGCAAAGTGGTGGAAAACACCAAACGGCCGGTTCCTTTGTTTCCTCTGTTTTTTCATCCATCGGGCACCCTTTTCCCTTTGCTGGAAAAAACAGGAAAAAACGGAAATCGCACCCGCCTTCATAAAAAAGTATATAAATACAATCAATCGGGTAAACGGCTGACGCTTGCCCCACCCGGAAAACTGCCTAAATTTTCAGATATTCTCAAGGTACTGTCCCACTTTGATCTGCTGCCGGCCATCTTTTTTTTAAAATCCAGGGCAGAATGCGACCGGGCCATAAAACTGTGCGATGGCAGTTTGCTCAAACATGCGCCTGAAAAAAAACAGGCGCTCAAGGAGAGGCTGATACAGCTCACGGCTGACAACCCCCATCTATCGGCCCATCCCCAGCGGACTTACCTTGAACAAACCGCAACGGCCGCCCATCATTCAGGGCACCTGCCCGCCTGGAAAGTGGTGGTGGAGACCTTAATGGCCGAAGGGCTTTTAGATGCCATGTTTGCCACCTCTACGGTGGCAGCCGGTGTAAATTTTCCGGCCCGGTCCGTTGTTATTCTCAATTCCGACCGCTTCAATGGCCGGGATTTTTTATCATTGACCCCCAGTGAATTCCAGCAGATGGCAGGCAGGGCCGGAAGACGGGGCATGGACAACATCGGATTTGCCACACTGCTTCCCGGCAAATACATGGATGTTTCCCTTGTGGGCAAGCTGGTGAATGCACCGCCTTTAAATGTCGACTCCCAGATCAAAATTGATTTCTCCATGGTGCTTAATCTTTTGTTGTCCAACACCCCGGAACAGGTGCGCACCCTGCTGGAAAAATCCTTTGCATCCTATCTTTTAGCCATTGGCGCAAAAGCCGGGAAAAGCGGCAGGAAGGCAAGAAAAAAATTCGGCCATGATATGGAATATTTATGGCTTGATTTTACCGAGCACATGGATTTTTTGATCCAGGAAGGCTTTGTCACACCCGAAGGGGAAAAACCCTGCGCCCTGACCGAAGACGGCATATGGGCATCAAAACTGCGCATTGATTCGCCCCTGCTTGTGGCCCAAAGTCTTCGGGATAAAATTTTACCTGATAGTGACCCGGCGCTTTTGGCAGCCATGATCGCTGCATTTGTCAATGAAAAGGAGTTCAAAGATGACATGTTGTTCACAACCGCCCTTTCTAAACGGCTTAAGGATGCCTTTTTAGAACTGCGCCGGGGGCTGAAACCTTTTGCCATCAAAATGCTGCAGTCAGGCTTTCCTGCACCCAACCTGTTTATACAGCCGGCCTCCCTGGTCTATGCCTGGGCCCATGACACACCCTGGGATGAACTGATGCGCAAGTCAGATTTTGCCGAAGGTGATTTTGCCAGACTGATCCTGAGAACGGCAGAAAATCTGCGCCAAATGACCCATTTAAGTCAGGATTTCCCGGTTATCGCCAAAACAGCGGCCGAAGCCATTGACATGATACGCAAAGCGCCTGTGGTCACAGAATTTTAAAATAAGGAGATACCATACATGACACCTGTTATATCAAAAAACGCGCCGGCAGCCGTGGGGCCATACTCCCATGCCGTGATCCACAACGATACCGTATACTGCGCCGGCCAGATCCCTCTGGATCCTGCCACAGGCGAAATTGTGGGGACGACCATTGAAGATCAGACCCGCCAGGTCATCTCAAATCTTGAAGCCGTGCTTAAAGATTGCCATACAAGCTTGAACAATATTGTAAAAACCACGGTGTTTCTGGCATCCATGGATGATTTTGCCGGAATGAATCAGGTATACGAAGCGGCCCTTGGCGGCCATAAGCCGGCCAGATCGGCCTTTCAGGTGGCGCGTCTGCCCAAAGATGCACTGGTGGAAATTGAATGCATCGCCGTGTGTGACAAAAAATAGGATCCAGGAGGTTATATGTCCGAAGATACAAAAAAAGTTATTTATTCAATGATCAATGTGAGCAAGTTCCACGGCACCCGCCAGGTACTTAAAGATATTTCACTGTCCTATTTTTACGGGGCAAAAATAGGTGTGCTGGGCCTTAACGGTTCAGGTAAATCCACACTATTGAAAATCATGGCAGGTGTGGACACCGAATTTGCAGGAGAAACCATCTTATCAAAAGGTTTCACCGTGGGTTTTCTTGAGCAGGAACCCTTGGTGGATTCAGATAAAACCGTGCGAGAAGTGGTGGAAGAAGGGGTTCAGGAGACCGTAGACCTTTTAAAAGAATATGAAAAAATCTCCGAAGCCTTTGCTGAACCCATGTCCGATGATGAGATGGATGCACTGCTGGAAAAACAGGGAAAGCTGCAGGAAAAACTTGACCATATCGATGCCTGGGATCTGGATTCCAGGCTGAAAATGGCCATGGATGCTCTTCGCTGCCCGCCCGAAGACACCCCTGTCAGCGTGATCTCCGGTGGTGAAAAGCGACGGGTCGCCTTGTGCCGTTTGCTGCTGCAAAAACCCGACATCCTGCTTTTGGACGAGCCGACCAACCACCTTGATGCCGAATCCGTGGGCTGGCTGGAACAACATTTAAGCCGGTTTGAAGGTACGGTCATTGCCGTGACCCATGACCGCTATTTTCTGGACAATGTGGCAGGCTGGATTCTGGAACTGGACCGGGGCGAAGGCATTCCCTGGAAAGGCAACTACTCCTCCTGGCTTGAACAGAAACAGCAGCGCCTGGCAAAAGAAGAAAAAAGCGAGAGCAAACGCCGCCAGACACTGGCCAGGGAACTTGAGTGGATCAACATGTCGCCCAAGGGCAGGCGCTCCAAATCCAAGGCCAGAATCACTGCTTACGAAGATCTGCTCAAAAAGGACAGCAAACAGCAGGAACAGAAAATGGAAATTTTTATTCCGCCGGGACCGCGGCTTGGTGCTAAAGTCATTGTGGCACAAAATGTTTCCAAAGCCTTTGAGGACAAACTTCTG
This window of the uncultured Desulfobacter sp. genome carries:
- the ettA gene encoding energy-dependent translational throttle protein EttA, which translates into the protein MSEDTKKVIYSMINVSKFHGTRQVLKDISLSYFYGAKIGVLGLNGSGKSTLLKIMAGVDTEFAGETILSKGFTVGFLEQEPLVDSDKTVREVVEEGVQETVDLLKEYEKISEAFAEPMSDDEMDALLEKQGKLQEKLDHIDAWDLDSRLKMAMDALRCPPEDTPVSVISGGEKRRVALCRLLLQKPDILLLDEPTNHLDAESVGWLEQHLSRFEGTVIAVTHDRYFLDNVAGWILELDRGEGIPWKGNYSSWLEQKQQRLAKEEKSESKRRQTLARELEWINMSPKGRRSKSKARITAYEDLLKKDSKQQEQKMEIFIPPGPRLGAKVIVAQNVSKAFEDKLLVEDMNFVLPPGAIVGVVGPNGAGKTTLFKMITGKEKPDSGTIEIGESVHAAYVDQERDTLDPEKTIYEVISGGSDTLLLGGREINARAYVGKFNFSGSDQQKKVKDISGGERNRVHMATMLQKEANLLLLDEPTNDLDVNTMRALEEALESFAGCAVIISHDRWFLDRLATHILAFEGDSQTLFFEGSYSDYEKDRRKRLGIKENQPTRIKYRQLTR